A single genomic interval of Streptococcus suis harbors:
- a CDS encoding phosphodiester glycosidase family protein: MKLLKKPFAYASIFGMLLTGGFTYSMLKTFVLSEAITTVAASNATANSQNTATSSSSTAATTATNVSTTDTSYTDDNIQINLETITTNNTTVYVADIQVSSPEYLKTALAQNTYGTNVTAKTSETVAANNAILAVNGDYYGANSAGYVIKNGVLYRDTVRDNAAYGDLAIYADGSFEVIYENEITAQELIDKGVVNLLAFGPSLVENGEIVADTSTEVGRAMSSNPRSAIGIIDENHYIIVVADGRTSESQGLSLYQMAEVMKQYGAQTAYNLDGGGSSTLYFNGQVINNPTTNGNTISERAVSDIIYIGY, from the coding sequence ATGAAATTGCTTAAAAAACCCTTTGCCTACGCATCCATCTTCGGAATGCTTTTGACAGGAGGCTTTACTTACTCCATGTTAAAAACCTTCGTGCTTTCCGAGGCTATCACAACGGTTGCTGCAAGTAATGCCACAGCCAATAGCCAGAACACAGCTACTTCATCGTCGTCAACTGCCGCAACCACTGCAACGAATGTCTCTACAACGGATACTAGTTACACTGATGACAATATCCAAATCAACTTAGAGACTATCACTACCAACAACACAACTGTTTACGTCGCAGATATTCAAGTCAGCTCACCCGAGTATTTAAAAACAGCACTTGCACAAAACACTTACGGTACAAACGTAACAGCTAAAACCTCAGAGACAGTGGCAGCAAACAATGCTATCTTAGCTGTTAACGGTGACTACTACGGAGCCAACTCGGCTGGTTATGTTATTAAGAATGGAGTTCTGTATCGAGACACCGTTCGGGACAATGCAGCTTACGGCGACTTGGCAATCTACGCAGATGGCTCATTTGAGGTCATTTATGAAAATGAGATTACCGCCCAAGAATTGATTGACAAGGGCGTTGTCAACCTCTTAGCATTTGGTCCATCATTGGTCGAAAACGGCGAAATTGTCGCCGATACTTCAACAGAAGTCGGACGTGCAATGTCATCCAATCCTCGTTCTGCTATCGGAATTATCGATGAAAACCATTATATCATCGTCGTGGCCGATGGGCGAACATCTGAAAGTCAAGGACTTTCTCTCTATCAAATGGCCGAGGTTATGAAGCAGTATGGTGCCCAAACAGCCTATAACCTTGACGGTGGTGGTTCGTCAACCCTCTACTTCAACGGCCAAGTCATCAACAATCCAACAACAAACGGAAATACTATCTCAGAAAGGGCGGTGAGTGACATTATCTACATCGGTTACTAA
- a CDS encoding SPFH domain-containing protein — translation MVLGPIVFIGSFLFFVLIALILIASGLYVVKQQTVAIIERFGKYQKTSTSGINFKIPFGVDVIAARIQLRMLQSEIVVETKTQDNVFVTMNVATQYRVNENNVTDAYYKLMHPEAQIKSYIEDALRSSVPKLTLDELFEKKDEIALEVQKQVAEEMSTYGYVIVKTLITKVEPDAEVKQSMNEINAAQRKRVAAQELAEADKIKIVTAAEAEAEKDRLHGVGIAQQRKAIVDGLADSIRELKESNVSLSEEQIMSILLTNQYLDTLNNFAQGGNQTIFLPGNPEGVEDIRTQILSSLRAK, via the coding sequence ATGGTGCTTGGTCCAATTGTTTTTATTGGTAGTTTCTTGTTCTTTGTACTGATTGCTTTGATTTTGATTGCTTCAGGGCTATACGTTGTTAAGCAGCAGACGGTCGCTATTATTGAGCGCTTTGGGAAATACCAAAAAACATCTACTTCAGGTATAAACTTTAAAATACCATTTGGAGTCGATGTCATCGCAGCCCGCATTCAATTGCGGATGTTGCAAAGTGAAATTGTGGTAGAAACCAAGACGCAGGATAACGTTTTTGTCACAATGAATGTGGCAACTCAATATCGAGTAAATGAAAATAATGTGACGGATGCCTATTACAAGCTCATGCACCCAGAAGCACAGATTAAGTCCTATATTGAAGATGCCCTGCGTTCATCTGTGCCTAAATTGACCCTGGATGAGCTCTTCGAGAAAAAGGATGAGATTGCACTTGAGGTACAAAAACAAGTAGCAGAAGAAATGTCAACCTATGGTTATGTTATTGTCAAAACCTTAATTACCAAGGTAGAGCCAGATGCCGAGGTTAAACAATCTATGAATGAAATTAACGCAGCTCAGCGGAAACGGGTTGCGGCCCAGGAATTGGCAGAAGCTGACAAGATTAAAATTGTCACAGCAGCAGAAGCGGAAGCTGAAAAGGATCGCTTGCATGGTGTAGGTATTGCACAACAACGTAAGGCGATTGTAGACGGACTGGCAGATTCGATTCGTGAACTGAAAGAATCAAATGTTAGCCTATCTGAAGAGCAGATTATGTCTATCTTGCTGACCAACCAATACTTGGATACTCTCAATAATTTTGCACAAGGAGGTAATCAAACTATCTTCCTTCCAGGGAATCCGGAGGGGGTCGAAGACATAAGGACGCAAATACTATCATCACTTAGGGCAAAATGA
- the ilvD gene encoding dihydroxy-acid dehydratase, translated as MTEKETLKNLRHRSSVYDSMVKSPNRAMLRATGMTDDSFEKPIVGVISTWAENTPCNIHLHDFGKLAKEGVKEAGAWPVQYGTITVADGIAMGTPGMRFSLTSRDIIADSIEAAMGGHNVDAFVAIGGCDKNMPGSMIAIANMDIPAIFAYGGTIAPGNLNGKDIDLVSVFEGIGKWNNGDLTAEEVRQIECNACPGPGGCGGMYTANTMATAIEVMGMSIPGSSSHPAESPEKKADIEEAGRAVVRMLELGIKPSDIMTREAFEDAITVTMALGGSTNATLHLLAIAHAANVDLTLEDFNDFQERVPHLADLKPSGKYVFQDLYNVGGVPAVMKYLLKNGFLHGDRITCTGKTVAENLENFADLTPGQDVIMPLENPKRADGPLIILKGNLAPEGAVAKVSGVKVRNHTGPAKVFDSEEEAIEAVLTDEIVDGDVVVVRYVGPKGGPGMPEMLSLSSMIVGKGQGDKVALLTDGRFSGGTYGLVVGHIAPEAQDGGPIAYLRTGDLVTVDQDTKEITMHVSDQEIEERKKTTVIPPLYSRGVLGKYAHTVSSASKGAVTDFWKPERTGKK; from the coding sequence ATGACCGAAAAAGAAACACTAAAAAACCTCCGTCATCGTAGCTCTGTCTACGATTCGATGGTCAAATCACCTAACCGTGCTATGTTAAGAGCAACTGGAATGACCGATGATAGTTTTGAAAAACCGATTGTTGGGGTTATTTCGACTTGGGCTGAAAATACACCCTGTAACATCCACCTTCACGACTTTGGAAAATTAGCCAAAGAAGGCGTCAAAGAGGCAGGTGCCTGGCCTGTCCAATACGGTACCATCACCGTTGCAGACGGAATCGCTATGGGAACTCCTGGTATGCGCTTCTCACTGACTTCTCGTGATATCATAGCTGACTCTATTGAGGCAGCTATGGGAGGTCACAACGTGGATGCCTTTGTCGCAATCGGTGGCTGTGACAAAAACATGCCTGGTTCTATGATTGCTATCGCCAATATGGATATTCCTGCTATCTTTGCCTACGGTGGAACCATCGCACCAGGTAACCTAAATGGTAAAGATATTGACTTGGTTTCTGTCTTTGAAGGAATCGGAAAATGGAACAACGGCGACTTAACCGCTGAAGAAGTTCGTCAAATCGAATGCAATGCCTGCCCTGGACCTGGTGGTTGTGGTGGTATGTACACGGCCAATACCATGGCAACAGCCATTGAAGTCATGGGCATGTCCATTCCAGGATCTTCTTCTCACCCTGCTGAATCTCCTGAGAAAAAAGCGGATATCGAAGAAGCTGGTCGTGCCGTTGTCCGCATGTTAGAACTGGGTATCAAACCATCTGATATTATGACTCGTGAAGCCTTTGAAGATGCTATCACTGTTACCATGGCACTCGGTGGTTCAACCAACGCTACCCTTCACCTTCTAGCCATCGCTCATGCTGCCAATGTCGACCTCACACTTGAAGACTTCAATGATTTCCAAGAACGAGTACCTCACCTAGCTGACCTCAAACCATCTGGTAAATACGTATTCCAAGACCTCTATAATGTCGGCGGCGTCCCTGCGGTTATGAAATACTTGCTCAAAAACGGCTTCCTTCATGGCGACCGCATCACATGTACGGGGAAAACCGTTGCCGAGAACCTAGAGAATTTTGCAGACTTGACACCAGGACAAGATGTCATCATGCCACTTGAAAATCCAAAACGTGCAGATGGCCCACTCATCATCCTCAAAGGTAATCTGGCTCCTGAAGGTGCCGTTGCAAAAGTTTCTGGCGTGAAAGTCCGCAACCATACAGGTCCAGCCAAGGTCTTTGACTCAGAAGAAGAGGCGATTGAAGCAGTCTTGACTGACGAAATCGTCGATGGCGATGTAGTCGTTGTCCGCTATGTTGGACCAAAAGGCGGTCCTGGTATGCCTGAAATGTTGTCACTTTCTTCTATGATTGTCGGAAAAGGCCAAGGTGACAAGGTAGCCCTTCTAACAGACGGTCGTTTCTCTGGTGGTACCTATGGACTGGTTGTTGGACACATCGCACCTGAAGCTCAGGACGGTGGTCCAATTGCCTACCTCCGTACTGGAGATTTGGTAACCGTTGATCAAGATACCAAAGAAATCACCATGCACGTTTCTGACCAAGAAATCGAAGAACGCAAGAAAACAACTGTTATTCCACCACTCTACTCTCGTGGTGTTCTCGGAAAATACGCCCACACTGTATCCTCTGCCTCTAAAGGAGCCGTTACCGACTTCTGGAAACCAGAACGTACGGGGAAAAAATAA
- a CDS encoding glycosyltransferase, whose translation MKSLIFHNSHLKIYIFNQDIPKEWFIHYKSLLNQIGSDLIDIKLLDVPLNRDWYAGFSHITYMAFARYFIPQFVSEDKVLYLDSDIIITDSLDNLFTIDISQHYLAVVRATFGYGLGFNSGMMLINNKRWKAENITTKLVEKTEQEKDSIQEGDQTILNLVLGHEAIWLDDTYNFQIGFDQGAFSYRHQHLFELSLDPLPKILHYISGDKPWNTYSSGRLREVWWHYHFLAWTDILKKWENIQTMIPKKHCKGKLLIITNTHWLQNIEYLVKQLPDYEFHITAFTDVANNLKQLSSQENVFIYPHIIAYVLVDMIKNCDIYLDINHGSKLDELLEHVIVNQKPVLSFDNIAAPIFENYSHRQVFSYHLPENFVTAVRLLSE comes from the coding sequence TTGAAATCCTTGATTTTTCATAATAGTCATCTTAAGATTTATATTTTTAATCAGGATATCCCTAAAGAATGGTTTATTCATTATAAATCGTTACTAAATCAAATTGGTAGCGATTTAATCGATATAAAATTATTAGACGTCCCTCTAAATAGAGACTGGTATGCTGGTTTTTCACATATTACATACATGGCCTTTGCTCGATATTTTATTCCTCAATTTGTCTCCGAGGACAAAGTATTGTATCTAGATAGCGACATCATCATTACTGATTCCCTAGACAACTTATTCACTATTGACATTAGCCAACACTATCTAGCTGTCGTTCGAGCAACATTTGGCTACGGACTAGGTTTTAATTCCGGTATGATGCTCATTAACAACAAACGTTGGAAAGCCGAAAATATTACTACTAAATTAGTCGAAAAAACAGAACAGGAAAAGGATTCCATTCAAGAAGGTGACCAAACTATTTTAAACTTGGTTTTAGGTCACGAAGCAATTTGGTTAGATGATACCTATAATTTTCAAATCGGATTTGATCAAGGAGCCTTTTCCTATCGCCATCAGCATCTATTTGAACTCAGCTTAGACCCCTTGCCTAAAATTCTGCACTATATCTCCGGAGATAAACCTTGGAATACTTATTCTTCTGGACGTCTTCGTGAGGTATGGTGGCACTATCACTTCCTAGCTTGGACAGACATCCTGAAAAAATGGGAAAATATTCAAACAATGATTCCTAAAAAACACTGCAAGGGAAAATTACTCATAATCACCAATACTCATTGGTTGCAAAATATTGAATACCTTGTTAAACAGCTTCCTGATTATGAGTTCCATATCACAGCTTTTACAGATGTCGCGAATAATTTAAAACAACTAAGTAGCCAAGAAAATGTCTTCATCTATCCACATATCATCGCTTATGTCTTAGTAGATATGATAAAAAATTGCGATATCTATCTTGATATTAACCATGGGAGTAAATTAGATGAATTGCTAGAGCATGTCATTGTAAATCAAAAGCCCGTTCTCTCTTTTGACAATATCGCAGCACCAATTTTTGAGAATTATTCACACAGACAAGTCTTCTCCTATCACCTTCCCGAAAACTTTGTTACTGCAGTGCGATTACTTAGCGAGTAA
- a CDS encoding acetolactate synthase large subunit, which translates to MQEIQLDQPRSGSYLILDTLHQLGVDLVFGYPGGAVLPLYDAIYQYEGIQHILARHEQGAVHEAEGYAKSSGKVGVAIVTSGPGATNAITGIADAMGDSVPLLVFTGQVATRGIGKDAFQEADVLGMTMPITKYNYQIRDTADIPRVITEALHIATTGRPGPVVIDVPKDIQERVVDFYHDPTVQLPSYQPTIEPNGLQVKKILKQLSQAQKPVILAGGGVNYADANKELVAFAERYRIPVVSTLLGLGAMPIEHELSLAMGGMHGSYAANMAMDQADYIINIGARFDDRLTGNPTTYAPNATVAHIDIDPAEIGKVVKTAIPVVGDAKATLEALLALETVETGYADWTAQVLENKRRAPFWYDEDEKVIKPQAAIELIGQLTQGDAIVVTDVGQHQMWAAQFYPYKHARQLVTSGGMGTMGFGIPAAIGAKLANPDKEVIIFVGDGGFQMTNQELAILNGYGVPIKVVLINNHSLGMVRQWQESFYEKRRSQSVFDDEPNFQLLAEAYGISHYSFDNPATLSEDMKVILEDKPMLIEVHISNREHVQPMVPAGKSNAEMLGVKFNA; encoded by the coding sequence GTGCAAGAAATTCAACTAGACCAACCGCGTTCGGGGTCCTATCTCATTTTGGACACCCTGCATCAGCTAGGAGTAGACCTTGTTTTTGGTTATCCTGGTGGGGCAGTTTTGCCTCTATATGATGCTATCTATCAATATGAGGGAATCCAACATATTTTGGCTCGTCATGAACAAGGAGCGGTCCACGAGGCCGAAGGATACGCTAAATCATCAGGAAAGGTGGGCGTAGCCATTGTAACCTCTGGGCCAGGTGCTACCAATGCCATCACAGGCATTGCGGATGCAATGGGAGATAGCGTCCCTTTGTTGGTCTTTACAGGTCAAGTAGCTACACGGGGGATCGGTAAGGATGCCTTTCAAGAGGCAGATGTTTTAGGCATGACCATGCCCATTACGAAATATAATTATCAGATTCGAGATACGGCAGATATTCCTCGTGTGATTACAGAGGCGCTTCATATTGCAACAACTGGTCGTCCAGGTCCGGTTGTCATTGACGTTCCAAAAGATATTCAAGAGAGAGTAGTTGATTTTTATCACGATCCAACTGTTCAACTTCCAAGTTATCAGCCAACGATTGAACCGAATGGTTTGCAGGTTAAGAAAATTTTGAAACAGCTTAGCCAAGCTCAAAAACCAGTTATATTGGCTGGTGGTGGTGTCAATTATGCAGATGCCAATAAAGAATTAGTTGCCTTTGCAGAGCGCTACCGTATTCCAGTAGTTTCAACCCTCCTTGGATTAGGTGCAATGCCCATTGAGCATGAATTATCCTTGGCTATGGGGGGGATGCACGGGTCATACGCTGCCAATATGGCTATGGATCAGGCTGATTACATTATCAATATTGGAGCGCGATTCGATGACCGCCTAACAGGAAATCCAACAACCTATGCGCCAAATGCGACGGTAGCACATATTGATATTGATCCCGCAGAAATTGGTAAAGTTGTCAAAACGGCTATTCCAGTAGTGGGCGACGCTAAGGCAACCTTGGAAGCTCTGCTTGCTTTAGAAACAGTCGAAACAGGCTATGCTGATTGGACGGCACAAGTATTGGAAAACAAACGTCGGGCGCCATTTTGGTATGATGAAGATGAAAAGGTTATTAAGCCACAGGCGGCAATTGAGTTAATTGGTCAGTTGACGCAAGGGGATGCCATTGTCGTGACAGATGTTGGTCAACACCAGATGTGGGCTGCTCAATTCTACCCCTACAAACATGCACGTCAACTTGTAACATCTGGTGGTATGGGAACCATGGGCTTTGGTATTCCAGCAGCTATCGGCGCCAAATTAGCCAATCCAGATAAAGAAGTAATCATCTTTGTTGGTGATGGCGGCTTCCAAATGACCAACCAAGAATTGGCTATTTTGAATGGCTATGGTGTACCGATTAAGGTTGTATTGATCAATAACCACTCTCTTGGAATGGTTCGTCAATGGCAGGAATCCTTCTATGAAAAGCGTCGTAGCCAATCTGTCTTTGACGATGAACCGAATTTCCAATTGTTGGCAGAGGCCTACGGAATTAGTCATTATAGTTTTGACAATCCAGCGACTCTCAGTGAAGACATGAAAGTTATCTTAGAAGATAAACCAATGCTCATAGAGGTTCATATTTCTAATCGTGAACATGTTCAACCGATGGTGCCAGCAGGTAAGAGCAATGCAGAAATGTTGGGGGTGAAGTTCAATGCGTAG
- the ilvA gene encoding threonine ammonia-lyase IlvA, producing the protein MITAKNVEQAYSVLKRVVVRTPLDYSRYLSEKYGATIYLKRENEQRVRSFKIRGAYYAISQLTDDEKSRGVVCASAGNHAQGVAYTCQEMQIPATIFMPITTPQQKIGQVKFFGGDYVEIRLVGDTFDESAKAAQDYTQESGKTFIDPFDDENVQAGQGTVAYEILEEAEEQTISFDQILVPIGGGGLVAGVSTYLKEHAPEIKIVGVEASGARSMKAAFDKGRPVKLDQIDKFADGIAVQKVGKSTYEVARKYVDRLIGVDEGWISGTILDLYSKLGIVAEPAGAATIAALEVVKDQIKGQTICCIISGGNNDINRMPEMEERALIYEGIKHYFVVNFPQRPGALREFVNEILGPNDDITRFEYIKRANKGTGPVLIGIALGDKKDYAQFISRLEEFDPQYINLHENDSLYKMLV; encoded by the coding sequence ATGATTACAGCAAAAAATGTAGAACAAGCATACTCCGTTCTTAAGCGCGTGGTAGTACGTACCCCCTTGGATTATAGTCGATACTTGTCGGAAAAATATGGTGCAACTATTTATTTAAAAAGAGAAAATGAACAGCGTGTTCGCTCTTTTAAAATTCGAGGAGCCTATTATGCTATTTCACAATTGACAGATGATGAGAAGTCACGCGGAGTGGTCTGTGCTTCGGCCGGGAACCATGCTCAAGGTGTGGCCTACACCTGTCAGGAAATGCAAATTCCTGCTACGATTTTTATGCCCATTACAACTCCGCAACAAAAAATAGGGCAGGTTAAATTTTTCGGGGGAGACTACGTAGAGATTCGGCTCGTAGGTGATACCTTTGATGAGTCAGCCAAGGCGGCACAAGATTATACTCAGGAAAGTGGGAAAACCTTTATAGACCCATTCGATGATGAAAATGTGCAGGCTGGTCAAGGAACAGTAGCCTATGAAATCTTGGAAGAAGCGGAAGAGCAAACCATTAGTTTTGACCAAATTTTAGTTCCCATAGGAGGAGGTGGTCTGGTTGCAGGCGTTTCGACCTATCTGAAAGAACATGCACCTGAAATTAAGATTGTTGGTGTTGAAGCAAGTGGGGCACGGTCAATGAAAGCGGCTTTTGATAAAGGTCGTCCGGTTAAATTAGACCAAATTGATAAATTTGCTGACGGTATTGCGGTACAGAAAGTCGGTAAGTCGACCTACGAAGTGGCTCGGAAATACGTAGATCGCCTGATTGGTGTGGATGAAGGATGGATTTCCGGGACTATTTTAGACCTCTATTCTAAGCTGGGGATTGTTGCTGAGCCAGCAGGAGCAGCAACGATTGCAGCTCTTGAGGTAGTCAAGGACCAAATCAAGGGGCAAACCATTTGTTGTATCATTTCTGGTGGTAATAACGACATCAACAGGATGCCGGAAATGGAGGAACGTGCGCTTATCTACGAGGGAATTAAACACTACTTTGTTGTTAATTTTCCACAACGTCCAGGGGCTCTTCGTGAATTTGTAAATGAAATTCTAGGGCCAAATGATGATATTACTCGTTTTGAATATATCAAACGTGCCAATAAGGGAACAGGACCGGTGCTAATCGGTATTGCCCTAGGAGATAAAAAAGATTATGCGCAGTTTATTTCTCGCTTGGAAGAATTTGATCCCCAGTACATCAATCTTCATGAAAATGATTCGCTTTATAAAATGCTAGTTTAG
- the ilvC gene encoding ketol-acid reductoisomerase, producing MTVTMQYEKDVTVAALDGKRIAVIGYGSQGHAHAQNLRDTGHDVIIGVRAGKSFDKAKEDGFETFEVAEAAKQADVIMILAPDEIQADLYNDEIAPNLEAGNALGFAHGFNVHFEFIKVPADVDVFMCAPKGPGHLVRRTFEEGFGVPALYAVYQDATGNAKHIAMDWAKGVGSARVGLLETTFKEETEEDLFGEQAVLCGGLTALMQAGFEVLTEAGYAPELAYFEVLHEMKLIVDLVYEGGFKKMRQSISNTAEFGDYVSGPRVITDQVKENMKAVLADIQSGKFANDFVNDYKAGRPRMEAYRKEAENLEIEKVGAELRKAMPFVGRNDDDAFKIYN from the coding sequence ATGACAGTAACAATGCAATATGAAAAAGATGTAACAGTAGCAGCACTTGACGGTAAACGTATCGCCGTGATCGGCTATGGTTCACAAGGTCATGCCCATGCTCAAAACTTGCGTGATACAGGGCACGATGTCATCATCGGTGTGCGTGCAGGTAAGTCATTTGACAAGGCAAAAGAAGACGGTTTTGAAACTTTTGAAGTAGCAGAAGCAGCAAAACAAGCAGATGTTATCATGATCTTGGCTCCAGACGAAATCCAAGCAGACCTTTACAATGACGAAATCGCTCCAAACTTGGAAGCGGGCAATGCCCTTGGTTTCGCCCACGGTTTCAACGTTCACTTTGAATTTATCAAGGTACCAGCAGATGTGGATGTCTTCATGTGTGCGCCGAAAGGACCTGGTCACTTGGTTCGCCGTACCTTTGAAGAAGGTTTTGGAGTGCCAGCCCTCTATGCTGTTTACCAAGATGCAACTGGCAATGCAAAACATATTGCGATGGACTGGGCAAAAGGTGTTGGTTCAGCCCGTGTTGGTCTTTTGGAAACAACTTTCAAAGAAGAGACAGAAGAAGATTTGTTTGGTGAGCAAGCTGTTCTCTGCGGTGGTTTGACAGCCCTTATGCAGGCAGGTTTTGAAGTCTTGACAGAAGCTGGTTATGCACCGGAATTGGCTTATTTCGAAGTTCTCCACGAGATGAAACTTATCGTTGACCTTGTCTACGAAGGTGGCTTTAAGAAAATGCGCCAATCTATCTCAAACACTGCTGAATTTGGTGACTATGTATCAGGTCCACGCGTGATTACAGACCAAGTCAAAGAAAACATGAAGGCAGTCCTTGCAGATATTCAATCTGGTAAATTTGCAAATGACTTTGTAAATGACTATAAAGCAGGCCGTCCACGTATGGAAGCTTATCGTAAAGAAGCAGAGAATCTTGAAATCGAAAAAGTAGGTGCAGAACTCCGAAAAGCAATGCCATTTGTCGGACGCAATGATGACGACGCATTCAAAATCTATAATTAA
- the ilvN gene encoding acetolactate synthase small subunit, with protein MRRMLTAKLRNSSGVLNRFTGVLSRRQINIESISVGPTEVDGISRVTVIVDVASHDEVEQIIKQLNRLIDVVRVRDLTDIPHLEREVILVKISAPPTKRAEILAIIQPFRANVVDVAPHSITIQMTGDGDKIDAILRVIQPYGIKNIARTGATGFSRD; from the coding sequence ATGCGTAGAATGTTAACAGCTAAATTGCGAAATTCATCTGGTGTTCTGAATCGTTTTACAGGTGTCCTGTCTCGTCGCCAAATCAATATTGAGTCCATCTCCGTCGGCCCAACAGAAGTAGATGGCATCTCACGTGTGACGGTGATTGTAGACGTGGCCAGTCACGATGAGGTCGAACAAATCATCAAACAGCTGAACCGCTTGATTGATGTGGTCCGTGTCCGTGATTTGACGGACATTCCCCACTTAGAGCGTGAGGTGATTCTTGTTAAAATTTCAGCTCCGCCAACAAAACGAGCAGAAATTTTAGCGATTATCCAACCCTTTAGAGCAAATGTTGTCGATGTGGCACCGCACTCCATTACCATTCAAATGACAGGTGATGGAGATAAGATTGACGCCATCCTGCGGGTGATTCAGCCTTATGGCATTAAGAATATCGCAAGAACGGGTGCGACTGGATTTAGTAGAGACTAA
- a CDS encoding DUF6176 family protein — protein MKLTVELSRFRVKEGKSAVVDQWMAFLNEHMEDTLLTLEGEKMYVETIFREVLDGREYLYWYSVQAEGGIEVEDSESYIDKKHLEYWEKCIDPSYGMVDLDPQVIMIPKPVYETMEELDRQYDETFKK, from the coding sequence ATGAAACTAACTGTCGAACTATCCCGTTTCCGTGTCAAGGAAGGGAAGTCAGCTGTCGTTGACCAGTGGATGGCCTTTCTCAACGAGCACATGGAAGACACCCTTCTCACTCTTGAAGGAGAGAAAATGTATGTCGAAACCATCTTCCGCGAGGTATTGGACGGACGCGAATACCTCTATTGGTACTCTGTCCAAGCCGAAGGAGGAATTGAAGTCGAAGATTCAGAATCCTATATCGACAAAAAACATTTGGAATATTGGGAAAAATGCATCGACCCGAGCTATGGTATGGTCGATTTGGATCCACAAGTTATCATGATTCCCAAGCCTGTTTATGAAACCATGGAAGAATTAGACAGACAGTACGATGAAACATTTAAAAAATGA
- a CDS encoding bifunctional glycosyltransferase family 2/GtrA family protein: protein MYYVVIPAYQPDEKLIQLLEIMKNRLNCQVIVVDDGSTGASKNILEIAKTYAIVLHHDVNKGKGQALRTAFSFIQDLRKPGVVVTADADGQHAVNDIDRVARAAMNLPSRLILGVRQFTKDIPLRSRFGNKLTRVLFRLQTGVNVSDTQTGLRGFHTDLIPFMLDIEGDRYEYEMNMLTQASQRYKITEVPIQTIYIDDNASSHFRPIKDGLLIYKNLFKFALASFGGFLVDYGVYALALLLLTSLPTALRLLVANTIARICSAICNFALNKKLVFNSEESIARTGAGYFTLALVLFLCDTALLYLFHQILGLNLYIVKLAVGIFLFLASWFVQKNIIFKERKSFSHEIA, encoded by the coding sequence ATGTATTATGTAGTGATACCGGCTTACCAGCCAGATGAAAAATTAATCCAACTATTAGAAATAATGAAAAACAGGCTAAATTGTCAGGTCATCGTTGTGGATGATGGTAGTACTGGCGCATCCAAAAATATTCTTGAAATCGCCAAAACCTATGCCATTGTTCTACACCACGATGTCAATAAAGGAAAAGGCCAAGCCTTACGGACTGCCTTTAGTTTCATCCAAGATTTGAGAAAGCCTGGTGTCGTTGTTACCGCTGATGCAGATGGTCAACACGCTGTGAATGATATAGACCGTGTCGCACGCGCCGCCATGAATCTACCAAGCCGCCTGATTCTTGGTGTTCGTCAATTTACTAAGGACATCCCGCTCCGTAGCCGATTTGGTAACAAACTAACCAGAGTATTGTTTAGACTACAAACGGGTGTCAATGTGTCCGATACCCAAACAGGCTTGCGTGGTTTCCATACTGACTTAATTCCATTCATGTTAGATATTGAAGGCGACCGCTATGAGTACGAGATGAACATGTTAACTCAGGCAAGTCAACGCTATAAAATTACGGAAGTTCCAATTCAAACTATTTATATCGATGATAATGCCAGTTCGCATTTTCGTCCCATAAAAGATGGACTGCTCATTTACAAAAATCTCTTCAAATTTGCCCTGGCATCTTTTGGTGGATTTCTAGTTGACTACGGAGTGTATGCACTTGCCTTATTACTACTCACTAGCTTACCAACTGCTCTACGCTTATTGGTCGCAAACACGATTGCTCGCATTTGTAGTGCTATCTGTAATTTTGCACTTAATAAGAAATTAGTCTTTAACAGTGAAGAGAGCATCGCACGAACAGGCGCAGGCTACTTTACACTAGCCCTTGTCCTCTTCCTTTGCGATACAGCCCTCCTCTATCTCTTCCACCAAATTCTAGGACTCAACCTCTACATTGTCAAACTTGCAGTTGGTATCTTCCTTTTCCTAGCCTCTTGGTTTGTTCAAAAGAATATTATTTTTAAAGAAAGGAAATCATTTTCCCATGAAATTGCTTAA